From one Streptomyces sp. CA-210063 genomic stretch:
- a CDS encoding FAD binding domain-containing protein encodes MREFDYRRAYDVSGAVALLGADPEARFLGGGTNLVDLMKSGVERPARLVDVRELPLDGIEPTEDGGLRIGATVTNSDLAAHPEVRRRYPALTQAVLAGASGQLRNMATVGGNLLQRTRCGYFADVTKPCNKRVPGSGCPAIEGEHHNHAILGASEHCVATHPSDMGVALTAFDAVVTYETADGPGELPFADFYLPVGDTPHIETALPPGALITGVTLPPAEVAAHSRYRKVRERASYAFAIGSIAAALDVQDGVVREVRLAFGAVASRPWRAYAAERALTGAPADAETFAAAADAELAEAKPLPHNGYKVPLMRNLVVAVLSELTEEATR; translated from the coding sequence ATGAGGGAGTTCGACTACCGGCGCGCGTACGACGTCTCCGGCGCCGTCGCCCTCCTCGGCGCCGACCCCGAGGCCCGTTTCCTCGGCGGCGGCACCAACCTCGTCGACCTGATGAAGAGCGGCGTCGAGCGGCCCGCGCGCCTCGTCGACGTCCGCGAACTCCCGCTCGACGGGATCGAGCCCACCGAGGACGGCGGACTGCGCATCGGCGCGACCGTCACCAACAGCGACCTCGCCGCCCACCCCGAAGTCCGGCGCCGCTACCCGGCGTTGACCCAGGCGGTGCTGGCCGGCGCCTCGGGGCAGCTGCGCAACATGGCCACCGTCGGCGGCAACCTGCTCCAGCGCACCCGCTGCGGCTACTTCGCCGACGTCACCAAACCCTGCAACAAGCGGGTGCCCGGCAGCGGTTGCCCCGCGATCGAGGGCGAGCACCACAACCACGCGATCCTCGGCGCCTCCGAGCACTGCGTGGCCACCCACCCCTCCGACATGGGTGTCGCCCTGACGGCCTTCGACGCCGTCGTGACGTACGAAACGGCCGACGGGCCGGGCGAGTTGCCGTTCGCCGACTTCTATCTCCCGGTCGGGGACACCCCGCACATCGAGACGGCCCTGCCGCCGGGTGCCCTGATCACCGGCGTGACCCTGCCGCCCGCCGAGGTCGCCGCCCACTCCCGCTACCGCAAGGTCCGCGAGCGCGCCTCGTACGCCTTCGCCATCGGCTCCATCGCCGCCGCGCTCGACGTCCAGGACGGTGTCGTACGCGAGGTGCGGCTGGCCTTCGGGGCGGTCGCGTCCCGGCCGTGGCGGGCGTACGCGGCGGAGCGGGCGCTGACGGGGGCGCCGGCCGACGCCGAGACCTTCGCGGCCGCCGCGGACGCCGAACTGGCGGAGGCCAAGCCGCTGCCGCACAACGGATACAAGGTGCCGCTGATGCGCAACCTCGTCGTGGCCGTCCTGTCCGAACTCACCGAGGAGGCCACCCGATGA
- a CDS encoding xanthine dehydrogenase family protein molybdopterin-binding subunit: protein MTIAPTAHKGAVGTAHTRVEGRDKVTGAARYAGEIPFAGLVHGWLALSTVARGRIRAIETADALGMPGVLSVLTHENAPRVDTDYTGLMGTKPDPTTAVFQHDRVPHLGWPVALVVAETSEQAREAAEALVVHYEQEPHDVAFAAEHPDAYALDTFGPAVIEKGDLGAELAASAVVLDAEYTTPEEHHNPMEPHAVTARWDGGRLEVVDSNQGTMWVAGELANLFSLDPASVRVLSEHVGGGFGSKGVRAHQVAAVMAATVLRRPVRVVMTRRQMFSLAGYRSPTTQRVRLGADADGRLRALEHRSQSLTSTVHEFIEPGAGPARVMYDADAHHTANKVVRLDVPTPTWMRAPGEAPGSFALESAFDELAEKLGIDPIELRARNEPERGPVSGLPFASRRLHACFREGAGRFGWADRDPRPGLRRDGRWLLGTGTAAASFGAGAAPSTAGVTAEADGTFTVRVNAADIGTGARTALTLVAADALEVAPERVRVRIGDSDFGPAMIAGGSMGTRSWAWAVTAAATELRERLVLSDGIPPEGIMVRSDTTAAIGALAQKERHSYGAQFAEVAVDPATGEVRVRRMLGIFAAGRIVNPLTARSQFIGGMTWGISMALHEEAVRDQASGGHYGADLAGYHVAAHADVPAIEADWVDDPDPDDPVGIKGIGEIGIVGAAAAVANAVWHATGVRHRHLPIRPDRVLMAGRDA from the coding sequence ATGACCATCGCCCCCACGGCACACAAGGGCGCCGTCGGCACCGCGCACACCCGCGTCGAAGGCCGCGACAAGGTCACCGGAGCGGCCCGCTACGCGGGCGAGATCCCCTTCGCCGGACTCGTCCACGGCTGGCTGGCGCTGTCCACCGTGGCCCGCGGCCGGATCCGCGCCATCGAGACCGCCGACGCGCTCGGGATGCCGGGCGTGCTCAGCGTCCTGACCCACGAGAACGCCCCGCGCGTCGACACCGACTACACGGGTCTCATGGGCACGAAACCGGACCCGACCACGGCCGTCTTCCAGCACGACCGGGTGCCGCACCTGGGCTGGCCGGTCGCGCTGGTCGTCGCCGAGACCTCCGAGCAGGCCCGCGAGGCCGCCGAGGCACTCGTGGTGCACTACGAACAGGAACCGCACGACGTCGCGTTCGCCGCCGAGCACCCGGACGCGTACGCGTTGGACACCTTCGGACCCGCGGTGATCGAGAAGGGCGACCTGGGGGCCGAACTCGCCGCGTCCGCCGTCGTCCTGGACGCCGAGTACACCACCCCCGAGGAACACCACAACCCGATGGAGCCGCACGCGGTGACGGCCCGCTGGGACGGGGGCCGGCTCGAAGTCGTCGACTCCAACCAGGGCACCATGTGGGTCGCGGGCGAGCTCGCCAACCTGTTCTCCCTCGACCCGGCCTCGGTGCGGGTCCTCTCCGAACACGTCGGCGGCGGCTTCGGCAGCAAGGGCGTCCGTGCCCACCAGGTCGCCGCGGTGATGGCCGCGACCGTCCTCCGGCGCCCGGTCCGGGTCGTCATGACCCGGCGTCAGATGTTCTCCCTGGCCGGCTACCGCAGCCCCACCACCCAGCGGGTCAGGCTCGGCGCCGACGCCGACGGGCGGCTCCGCGCCCTGGAACACCGCTCCCAGAGCCTCACCTCGACCGTCCACGAGTTCATCGAGCCGGGTGCCGGACCGGCCCGCGTGATGTACGACGCCGACGCCCACCACACCGCCAACAAGGTCGTACGGCTCGACGTGCCCACCCCGACGTGGATGCGCGCGCCGGGTGAGGCGCCGGGGTCGTTCGCCCTGGAGTCGGCGTTCGACGAGCTCGCCGAGAAGCTGGGCATCGACCCGATCGAGCTGCGCGCCCGCAACGAGCCCGAGCGGGGCCCCGTCTCCGGGCTGCCGTTCGCCAGTCGCCGTCTGCACGCCTGCTTCCGCGAGGGCGCAGGCAGGTTCGGCTGGGCCGACCGCGACCCGCGCCCCGGTCTGCGCCGCGACGGCCGCTGGCTGCTCGGCACCGGCACCGCCGCGGCCTCCTTCGGCGCGGGAGCCGCCCCCTCCACCGCCGGGGTGACGGCCGAGGCGGACGGCACCTTCACCGTGCGCGTCAACGCCGCCGACATCGGCACCGGCGCCCGCACCGCGCTCACCCTGGTGGCCGCCGACGCGCTGGAGGTGGCACCGGAGCGGGTCCGGGTCCGCATCGGTGACAGCGACTTCGGACCGGCCATGATCGCCGGCGGCTCGATGGGCACCCGCTCCTGGGCCTGGGCGGTCACGGCCGCCGCGACCGAACTGCGGGAACGGCTCGTCCTGAGCGACGGCATCCCGCCGGAGGGCATCATGGTCCGCTCGGACACCACGGCCGCCATCGGCGCCCTCGCCCAGAAGGAACGCCACTCCTACGGCGCCCAGTTCGCGGAGGTCGCCGTGGACCCCGCCACCGGCGAGGTACGCGTCCGCCGCATGCTCGGCATCTTCGCGGCCGGCCGCATCGTCAACCCCCTCACCGCACGCAGCCAGTTCATCGGCGGCATGACCTGGGGCATCTCCATGGCCCTGCACGAGGAGGCGGTACGCGACCAGGCCTCCGGCGGCCACTACGGCGCCGACCTCGCCGGCTACCACGTCGCCGCCCACGCCGACGTCCCCGCCATCGAGGCGGACTGGGTGGACGACCCCGACCCCGACGACCCCGTCGGCATCAAGGGCATCGGCGAGATCGGCATCGTCGGCGCGGCGGCCGCCGTCGCCAACGCCGTCTGGCACGCCACCGGCGTACGCCACCGCCATCTGCCGATCCGGCCCGACCGCGTCCTGATGGCAGGCCGGGATGCTTGA
- a CDS encoding XdhC family protein — MLDLATELSAWAEEGRDFAVATVVAVSGSAPRGPGAALAVDSEGTAIGSVSGGCVEGAVYELCQQALADGETVLQRFGYSDEDAFAVGLTCGGVIDILVTPVTARSPARAVLSAALSAACKDEPTAVARVVRGPAELLGQALLVRPAGSREQGDSGVGVGSYEGGLGGHPELDRTAAAEARAMLDSGRTGTIELSASGARWGSPRTESGGGSHCSGGLTLLVETRVPPPRMIVFGAIDFAAALVRAGKFLGYHVTVCDARPVFATRTRFPEADDIVVDWPHRYLRRTETDSRTVLCVLTHDAKFDVPLLKTALRMPVAFVGAMGSRRTHADRDRRLREVGLTDGELARLRSPIGLDLGARTPEETALSIAAEIVATRRGGTGVPLTGSGTPIHREAGERGAVAAA, encoded by the coding sequence ATGCTTGACCTGGCCACCGAGCTGAGCGCGTGGGCCGAGGAGGGCCGGGACTTCGCCGTCGCCACCGTCGTGGCGGTGAGCGGCAGCGCCCCGCGCGGTCCCGGCGCGGCCCTCGCCGTCGACAGCGAGGGCACGGCCATCGGCTCGGTCTCCGGCGGGTGCGTCGAGGGCGCCGTGTACGAGCTGTGCCAACAGGCGCTGGCGGACGGCGAGACCGTCCTGCAGCGCTTCGGGTACAGCGACGAGGACGCCTTCGCCGTCGGCCTGACCTGCGGCGGGGTGATCGACATCCTGGTCACCCCCGTCACCGCCCGGTCACCCGCCCGAGCCGTCCTGAGCGCCGCGCTCTCGGCCGCCTGCAAGGACGAGCCGACGGCCGTCGCCCGCGTCGTCCGGGGCCCGGCCGAACTCCTCGGACAGGCCCTGCTCGTACGGCCCGCCGGGTCGCGCGAGCAGGGCGACAGCGGTGTGGGTGTCGGCTCGTACGAAGGCGGTCTCGGCGGTCACCCCGAGCTGGACCGGACGGCCGCCGCCGAGGCGCGGGCCATGCTGGACAGTGGCCGCACCGGCACGATCGAGCTCTCCGCGAGCGGAGCGAGATGGGGGTCCCCCCGGACGGAGTCTGGGGGAGGATCGCACTGCTCCGGCGGCCTCACGCTGCTCGTCGAGACGAGGGTGCCGCCGCCCCGCATGATCGTGTTCGGGGCGATCGACTTCGCGGCGGCGCTGGTGCGCGCGGGCAAGTTCCTCGGCTACCACGTCACCGTGTGCGACGCCCGCCCGGTCTTCGCCACGCGGACCCGCTTCCCCGAGGCCGACGACATCGTGGTGGACTGGCCGCACCGCTACCTCCGGCGCACCGAGACCGACAGCCGGACGGTCCTGTGCGTGCTCACCCACGACGCCAAGTTCGACGTACCCCTGCTGAAGACGGCCCTGCGGATGCCGGTCGCCTTCGTGGGAGCGATGGGCTCGCGCCGCACCCACGCCGACCGCGACCGGCGACTGCGCGAAGTCGGCCTGACCGATGGGGAGTTGGCCCGGCTCAGGTCCCCGATCGGGCTCGACCTCGGCGCTCGTACGCCCGAGGAGACCGCCCTGTCCATCGCGGCGGAGATCGTCGCGACCCGGCGCGGCGGCACGGGCGTACCGCTGACCGGGTCGGGGACGCCGATCCATCGGGAGGCGGGGGAGCGGGGAGCGGTGGCGGCGGCCTGA
- a CDS encoding RICIN domain-containing protein, which translates to MSLTRTRTRARARARALCTVAALALGVPVAFSGPAVAAVPTYAVYLQNSVTGLNAADNGGTVAAHNPKGNEDHQQWTPVAVSGGHQLRNADESGICLGRGGTSAVTTTCGADGTTWTITEAANSTYTIGVPGTSQYLTGASSDSSVVQIGSSGTYARWYLTPVTYATTAMPSTDTRTLDQVSFLTSHNAYANGVDGNFASFPVSLFPNQSRGVAQQLTDGVRGFMLDAYTVSGQAVLCHNSCDGVSSPVPLATDLQRMVDFLEAHPGEVVTVFLEDYTASDILKSSLASVSGLSDVLYRPDQEGVATSGWPTMADLAARGKQLLIFSDRTRASDVSSGYTTRDTFGVMYQREWTVENYWSMGGGIGDSDWSCYSRWGTSRPLTTDSPAFHPLFVMNHFRDYTVSGTAETDNAKLLNRAQTFCTPAARKKPNYLAVDRYDLGSPSPLTTVGNLNTYVLTAGQ; encoded by the coding sequence GTGAGCCTCACCCGTACCCGTACCCGTGCCCGTGCCCGTGCCCGTGCCCTGTGCACGGTCGCCGCGCTCGCCCTGGGCGTGCCCGTCGCGTTCTCGGGCCCCGCCGTCGCGGCGGTCCCCACGTACGCGGTCTATCTGCAGAACTCCGTCACCGGGCTCAACGCGGCGGACAACGGCGGTACGGTCGCCGCGCACAACCCCAAGGGCAACGAGGACCACCAGCAGTGGACTCCGGTCGCCGTCAGCGGCGGCCATCAGTTGCGGAACGCCGACGAGTCGGGGATCTGCCTCGGGCGCGGCGGCACCTCGGCGGTGACCACGACCTGTGGCGCGGACGGCACCACGTGGACGATCACCGAGGCCGCGAACAGCACGTACACCATCGGCGTGCCCGGGACCTCGCAGTATCTGACGGGCGCCTCCTCGGACTCCTCGGTCGTCCAGATCGGGTCGAGCGGCACCTACGCCCGCTGGTACCTCACGCCGGTCACCTACGCCACGACGGCCATGCCGTCCACCGACACGCGCACCCTCGACCAGGTCTCGTTCCTCACCTCGCACAACGCCTACGCGAACGGAGTGGACGGCAACTTCGCCTCGTTCCCGGTCAGTCTCTTCCCCAACCAGTCGCGGGGCGTCGCTCAGCAACTCACCGACGGCGTACGGGGGTTCATGCTCGACGCCTACACCGTGTCGGGGCAGGCCGTGCTGTGCCACAACAGTTGTGACGGGGTCAGCAGTCCGGTTCCGCTCGCCACGGACCTCCAGCGCATGGTCGACTTCCTGGAGGCCCATCCGGGTGAGGTGGTCACCGTCTTCCTGGAGGACTACACGGCCTCCGACATACTGAAGTCGTCGCTGGCCTCCGTCAGCGGTCTCTCGGACGTGCTGTACCGGCCCGACCAGGAGGGCGTCGCGACGAGCGGCTGGCCGACGATGGCGGATCTCGCCGCCCGGGGCAAGCAGCTGCTGATCTTCAGTGACCGTACGCGCGCGAGTGACGTCTCCAGCGGATACACGACCCGTGACACGTTCGGTGTGATGTACCAGCGCGAGTGGACCGTGGAGAACTACTGGTCCATGGGCGGTGGGATCGGTGACTCCGACTGGTCCTGCTACAGCCGCTGGGGCACGAGCCGACCGCTCACCACGGACTCGCCCGCCTTCCACCCGCTGTTCGTCATGAACCACTTCCGCGACTACACGGTCAGCGGCACGGCCGAGACGGACAACGCCAAGCTGCTCAACCGCGCGCAGACCTTCTGCACACCAGCCGCCCGCAAGAAGCCCAACTACCTTGCCGTGGACCGCTACGACCTGGGCTCGCCGTCACCGCTCACGACCGTGGGGAACCTCAACACGTACGTCCTCACGGCCGGCCAGTAG
- a CDS encoding peptidoglycan-binding domain-containing protein: MSEPTAPVCPQCGTPRATDGTPACSCGRLASDAHRDTRTAQAEAVEDFDPVRIRPFVKVGDDTEPADSSADSSADAEGTPEPGPLKDGDEPPLPGGSTGGTPALLDLDERPPVDSDPGGQRRRRRAVSAAGVGVAAVAVLVTGGIIGGLFSYDGPSRDGSGPEDIRANLPEAAPGQEASSSSASPSGTASSASPSGNPSTSPAATPTESRTTPTGSATPTRTPSNSGSTATAAPAPTPSDSQDPVLGTGDSGPEVTELQLRLRQIGFYNGVIDGDYDPEVESAVRGYQLTRVVVEDESGVYGPATRTSLESETTEP; the protein is encoded by the coding sequence GTGAGTGAACCGACAGCCCCTGTCTGCCCGCAGTGCGGTACGCCCCGGGCGACGGACGGCACTCCGGCCTGCTCCTGCGGCCGTCTCGCCTCGGACGCCCACCGCGACACCCGTACGGCGCAGGCGGAGGCCGTGGAGGACTTCGACCCGGTACGCATACGGCCGTTTGTGAAGGTCGGTGACGACACCGAGCCGGCCGACTCCTCGGCCGACTCCTCGGCGGACGCCGAAGGCACGCCGGAGCCGGGGCCGTTGAAAGACGGCGATGAACCCCCGCTCCCTGGCGGGTCGACCGGCGGCACACCTGCCCTCCTCGACCTCGACGAGCGACCTCCCGTCGACAGCGACCCGGGCGGTCAGCGGCGGCGACGCCGAGCGGTGTCGGCCGCAGGGGTGGGAGTCGCCGCGGTGGCCGTCCTGGTGACGGGCGGAATCATCGGCGGACTGTTCTCGTACGACGGACCGTCGCGGGACGGCTCCGGACCCGAGGACATACGGGCGAACCTCCCGGAGGCCGCGCCCGGCCAGGAGGCGTCGTCGTCATCGGCGTCCCCGTCCGGTACGGCCTCCTCGGCGTCGCCGTCCGGGAACCCGTCCACCTCACCGGCCGCGACCCCGACCGAGAGCCGAACCACCCCGACCGGCTCCGCCACCCCGACCAGAACCCCCTCCAACAGCGGCTCCACCGCCACGGCGGCTCCCGCGCCGACCCCGTCCGACAGCCAGGACCCCGTCCTCGGCACCGGCGACAGCGGACCCGAGGTCACCGAACTCCAGCTCCGCCTGCGCCAGATCGGCTTCTACAACGGCGTCATCGACGGCGACTACGACCCCGAGGTCGAGAGCGCCGTCCGCGGCTACCAGCTGACCCGTGTCGTCGTGGAGGACGAGTCGGGCGTCTACGGCCCGGCGACCCGCACCTCACTCGAATCCGAGACCACGGAACCGTGA
- a CDS encoding geranyl diphosphate 2-C-methyltransferase — protein sequence MTIIDAVTTTATPLPAQPPTSSPARSTYQNRVADYWNAEENPVNLELGKIDDLYHHHYGIGDADWSVLDDDPDPARRRDRVTAELHRLEQAQADLLAHHLGPLSPTDRVFDAGCGRGGGSVVAHLRYGCQADGVTISRKQAEFANEQARKRDIDDRVRYHHRDMLDTGLPSGEYAASWNNESTMYVELDLLFAEHARLLRRGGRYVTITGCYNDTYGRASREVSLINAHYICDIHPRSEYFRAMARNRLVPVHVVDLTAAALPYWELRKQADHLVTGIEDTFITAYENGSFQYLLIVADRV from the coding sequence TTGACCATCATCGACGCCGTCACCACGACCGCCACGCCCCTGCCGGCCCAGCCCCCGACGTCCTCCCCGGCCCGGTCCACGTACCAGAACCGTGTCGCGGACTACTGGAACGCCGAGGAGAACCCGGTCAACCTCGAACTCGGCAAGATCGACGACCTCTACCACCACCACTACGGCATCGGCGACGCGGACTGGTCCGTCCTGGACGACGACCCCGATCCGGCGCGCCGCCGCGACCGGGTCACCGCCGAACTGCACCGCCTGGAACAGGCCCAGGCCGACCTGCTCGCCCACCATCTGGGCCCCCTCTCCCCCACCGACCGCGTCTTCGACGCCGGCTGCGGGCGCGGCGGCGGCAGCGTGGTGGCCCATCTGCGGTACGGCTGCCAGGCCGACGGTGTCACCATCTCCCGCAAGCAGGCCGAGTTCGCCAATGAGCAGGCCCGCAAGCGGGACATCGACGACCGGGTCCGCTACCACCACCGCGACATGCTCGACACGGGTCTGCCGTCCGGGGAGTACGCGGCGTCCTGGAACAACGAGTCCACCATGTACGTCGAGCTGGACCTGCTCTTCGCCGAGCACGCCCGGCTGCTGCGCCGCGGCGGCCGCTATGTCACCATCACCGGCTGCTACAACGACACCTACGGCCGGGCCTCCCGCGAGGTGTCCCTCATCAACGCCCACTACATCTGCGACATCCACCCGCGCTCCGAGTACTTCCGCGCGATGGCCCGCAACCGCCTCGTCCCCGTCCACGTGGTGGATCTGACCGCCGCCGCCCTGCCCTACTGGGAGCTCCGCAAGCAGGCCGACCACCTGGTCACGGGCATCGAGGACACCTTCATCACCGCCTACGAGAACGGCAGTTTCCAGTACCTGCTGATCGTCGCCGACCGGGTCTGA